One segment of Fibrobacter sp. UWB11 DNA contains the following:
- the ftsE gene encoding cell division ATP-binding protein FtsE: MIHFTHVTKSYEANWKALNNVTFRINKGEFVFLTGHSGAGKSTLLRLIYMDERPDEQRGGQVMVKFSDNVLYDSKNTPDDRIQALRRKMGIIFQDFKLLPDRNVFENVALALRIVGTPSNKINAAVFDALALVGISQKRFAMPYTLSGGEQQRVAIARAMVHNPYLLLADEPTGNLDPKNAEEVFCIFKEINARGTTILMATHNPDFYLNSPFRRLELSHGELLNRDIL; the protein is encoded by the coding sequence ATGATTCATTTTACCCACGTCACTAAATCTTACGAAGCCAACTGGAAGGCGTTGAACAACGTCACCTTCCGTATAAACAAGGGCGAGTTTGTATTTTTGACGGGGCATTCTGGCGCTGGAAAATCGACTCTTTTGCGCTTAATTTATATGGACGAACGTCCGGACGAACAGCGCGGCGGCCAGGTCATGGTCAAGTTCTCGGACAACGTCTTGTACGATAGCAAGAACACGCCGGACGATAGAATCCAGGCGCTCCGCCGCAAGATGGGGATTATTTTCCAGGACTTTAAACTTTTGCCGGACCGCAATGTTTTTGAGAATGTGGCGCTTGCGCTCCGTATTGTGGGCACTCCGAGCAACAAGATTAACGCAGCTGTTTTTGACGCTCTTGCACTTGTGGGCATTAGCCAAAAGCGCTTTGCAATGCCTTACACGCTTTCGGGCGGTGAACAGCAGCGCGTGGCGATTGCCCGTGCGATGGTGCACAACCCGTATTTGCTTTTGGCGGACGAACCGACTGGTAACTTGGACCCGAAAAACGCTGAAGAAGTCTTCTGCATTTTCAAGGAAATCAACGCCCGCGGAACGACCATCCTCATGGCAACGCATAATCCGGACTTTTATCTGAACAGCCCGTTCCGCCGTCTCGAACTCAGCCACGGCGAATTACTTAACCGCGATATTCTTTAA
- a CDS encoding peptidylprolyl isomerase, with translation MISNRIASLVFALCTVSFAAPVLMEGIAAVVDGKPIMRSEFMNDLYRFQDTPEASNMTEQQQKDAVLNRLIEEKVLLSRIDRDSIVITESEVDQRVTAHLQSIAASQKIDMATLEKAVRAQLGLSMIQYREQLGKQIRNHMEISRVRQLHVGTIHPTKKEVDQFYKVYKDSLPRQFNCVLLSHIQLPIKPDSMVVDSVKRVAETLIDSLNLGIKFELLAQRHSQDSSAAKGGDLGYFKRGLLDPAFEQAISRLKNGHYASTPVKTDLGWHIARVIGRKEDGVRSAQILLRTIPTAKDTAAVVARADSLRKTIKTKEQFATAAKMFSEDKSSNFQGGLLGWFQRNEMEPAYVDPVANLNVGEISEPVMIDGAYHLFRLDDSRQVRELTLEEDYGKIELMAATHLENEKLQKLIQKWRKEVLVEIRMTE, from the coding sequence ATGATCAGTAATCGAATTGCCTCTTTAGTTTTTGCTCTTTGTACCGTAAGCTTTGCCGCTCCTGTGCTGATGGAAGGTATTGCTGCTGTTGTCGATGGCAAGCCGATTATGCGTTCGGAGTTCATGAACGACCTTTACAGGTTCCAGGATACTCCTGAGGCTTCAAATATGACGGAACAGCAACAGAAAGATGCTGTGCTGAACCGCCTGATCGAAGAAAAAGTTTTGCTCAGCCGCATTGATCGCGACTCTATCGTGATTACAGAATCCGAAGTGGACCAGCGCGTGACTGCTCATCTTCAATCCATTGCTGCAAGCCAGAAGATAGATATGGCTACGCTTGAAAAAGCTGTACGTGCCCAGCTTGGCCTTTCGATGATCCAGTATCGTGAACAGCTCGGCAAGCAGATTCGCAACCACATGGAAATTTCCCGTGTGCGTCAACTCCATGTGGGAACCATCCACCCGACCAAGAAAGAAGTAGACCAGTTCTACAAGGTTTACAAGGATTCTCTTCCGCGTCAGTTCAACTGCGTGCTGTTGAGCCATATTCAGCTTCCGATTAAGCCGGATTCCATGGTTGTGGACTCCGTGAAGCGCGTGGCCGAAACGTTGATCGATAGCTTGAACCTCGGTATCAAATTTGAACTTTTGGCTCAACGCCATTCGCAGGATAGCTCTGCCGCAAAGGGTGGCGACCTCGGTTACTTTAAGCGTGGTCTTTTGGACCCTGCTTTTGAACAGGCTATTTCTCGTTTGAAGAATGGTCATTATGCATCGACTCCGGTCAAGACGGACTTGGGTTGGCACATTGCTCGCGTGATTGGCCGTAAAGAAGATGGTGTTCGTTCTGCACAAATTCTCTTGCGTACGATTCCGACCGCAAAGGATACGGCGGCTGTGGTGGCACGTGCTGATTCGCTCCGCAAAACGATTAAGACTAAGGAACAATTTGCAACGGCTGCTAAGATGTTCAGTGAAGACAAGTCCAGCAATTTCCAGGGTGGCTTGCTCGGCTGGTTCCAGCGTAACGAAATGGAACCTGCTTATGTGGATCCGGTTGCGAACTTGAACGTCGGCGAGATTTCTGAACCGGTCATGATCGATGGCGCTTACCACTTGTTCCGTCTCGATGATTCCCGCCAGGTTCGTGAACTTACGCTTGAAGAAGATTACGGCAAAATCGAACTTATGGCTGCAACGCATTTGGAAAACGAAAAACTCCAGAAACTTATCCAGAAGTGGCGCAAGGAAGTTCTCGTTGAAATCAGAATGACTGAATAA